One part of the Candidatus Mancarchaeum acidiphilum genome encodes these proteins:
- a CDS encoding type II toxin-antitoxin system RelE/ParE family toxin encodes MKPIKVILSPEAEAAYKELNKLAKNSKIDKSILNSIKKKIDLIKINPHYGDPIAKKLIPKEYAIKYDITNLFRIELSNFWRMLYTLTDDQTEVIVIAFILDIIDHDEYDKKFGYNRK; translated from the coding sequence ATGAAACCTATAAAGGTTATTCTTTCTCCTGAAGCAGAGGCAGCTTATAAAGAACTTAATAAACTGGCAAAAAATTCCAAAATAGATAAAAGCATACTTAATTCAATAAAAAAGAAAATAGATTTGATTAAAATAAACCCCCATTATGGAGATCCTATAGCCAAGAAACTTATACCTAAAGAGTATGCTATAAAATATGATATTACAAATTTATTTCGCATTGAGCTATCTAATTTTTGGCGTATGCTATATACTCTTACAGATGATCAAACAGAAGTAATTGTAATTGCATTTATACTTGATATAATAGATCATGATGAATATGATAAAAAGTTTGGGTATAATAGGAAATAA
- a CDS encoding PEP/pyruvate-binding domain-containing protein, whose translation MKSQYIISEGALNPNIVGGKGYSLLKLKKEGIRVPEFFILNANAFDSYIKANQRSKTNIELPKEIINEVMESYSKYIKKGKVAVRSSATVEDSSKYSYAGKFKTDLFVTKGNLPKSVKDVYASLYRIKDFGYSSEHPKMAVVIQKQIDSEKSGVLFVTKDAVIINAIIGQGERFVSGKEVGDLYKIDLTKKKSTPGITVNFQLYANVKGHDRKLPMEVSYSRKLLSSEIHKLVKEAIKIYRIFNSPQDVEWCIKGNDIFILQSRPITSDLPKLKFEDNMGDIPVSAGIGKGIPWEDIRNIPESPVIIIKEEVELGDIKYLDNKNVAGIISRYDGMLSHVSILARELKIPYITGVNDFGKLLNSKEVYMDGSTGVIKVKGNDGRLAQIMNTAPRTFKWIHKGIKNIEYLNEANGLIRRSGRFAILYLDDDRSIEEAFNKGLPNLIKLSGPSDVYTSYWLLFRSINAKVDGIKRFKEAFVKALDERNSAKFRSAYNEAKSNMAKHYESAKASYSNYKRSKDLSELINTYIDSVKAYIFFNAIRNSAFDYAEYIFGREMSARSGLISDAELYNGFSDTGKGKLIGLRKELISMLDDISNAADENADYSMMDLEEQAASELKKKIGNKKYGEITKSNFG comes from the coding sequence ATGAAAAGCCAATACATAATTTCTGAAGGGGCCCTGAATCCCAATATTGTTGGCGGAAAAGGATACTCATTGCTAAAGCTTAAGAAAGAAGGCATAAGAGTACCGGAATTTTTTATACTAAATGCAAACGCATTTGATTCCTATATAAAAGCTAACCAAAGATCTAAAACAAATATAGAATTGCCAAAGGAAATAATTAATGAAGTAATGGAATCATATTCTAAATACATAAAGAAGGGAAAGGTCGCAGTCAGGAGTTCGGCAACGGTGGAGGATTCATCAAAATACAGTTATGCAGGAAAGTTCAAAACGGATCTTTTCGTAACCAAAGGGAATTTGCCAAAATCCGTAAAAGATGTTTACGCATCCCTTTACAGGATAAAAGATTTTGGATACAGCAGCGAACATCCAAAGATGGCAGTAGTGATACAGAAGCAGATAGACTCGGAGAAATCGGGTGTCCTTTTCGTAACCAAAGATGCTGTAATAATAAATGCGATAATAGGCCAAGGAGAGAGGTTTGTCTCCGGAAAGGAAGTTGGAGACTTGTATAAAATAGATTTAACCAAAAAGAAATCAACTCCAGGCATAACCGTGAATTTCCAGTTGTATGCCAACGTCAAAGGACACGATAGGAAGCTGCCTATGGAGGTTTCCTATTCCAGGAAATTGCTCAGCAGCGAGATACACAAGCTTGTAAAAGAAGCCATAAAGATATACAGGATATTCAATTCCCCGCAAGATGTTGAATGGTGCATAAAAGGAAACGATATTTTTATCCTGCAGTCAAGGCCGATAACATCCGATTTGCCTAAGCTTAAGTTTGAGGATAATATGGGCGATATACCTGTATCTGCCGGGATAGGCAAAGGCATTCCGTGGGAAGATATAAGGAACATACCCGAAAGCCCTGTTATAATTATAAAGGAGGAAGTGGAATTAGGCGATATCAAATACTTGGATAATAAGAATGTGGCAGGCATAATCTCAAGGTATGATGGGATGCTGTCCCATGTGAGCATACTCGCAAGGGAGCTTAAAATACCGTACATTACAGGAGTGAATGATTTTGGCAAGCTGCTTAATTCAAAAGAGGTATATATGGATGGCAGCACAGGAGTGATCAAGGTGAAAGGCAATGATGGAAGGCTTGCCCAAATAATGAATACAGCCCCCAGAACATTCAAATGGATCCACAAGGGCATAAAGAACATAGAATACCTTAATGAAGCTAATGGTTTGATTAGGAGATCAGGCAGATTTGCAATATTGTATTTGGATGACGACAGAAGTATCGAAGAGGCATTTAATAAAGGCTTACCGAATCTTATAAAACTATCCGGACCCTCAGATGTTTATACCTCATATTGGCTGCTATTCAGGAGCATCAATGCGAAGGTCGATGGCATAAAGCGTTTCAAGGAAGCATTCGTCAAGGCATTGGACGAAAGAAATTCCGCCAAATTTAGGTCAGCTTACAATGAAGCAAAGAGCAATATGGCCAAGCATTATGAAAGTGCCAAGGCATCATATAGCAATTACAAGAGGTCTAAGGATTTAAGCGAGCTCATCAATACGTATATAGATTCGGTAAAGGCTTACATCTTCTTCAATGCCATAAGGAACTCCGCATTTGATTATGCGGAATACATCTTTGGCAGGGAGATGAGTGCTAGATCCGGCTTAATATCCGATGCGGAGTTGTACAATGGTTTTAGCGATACGGGCAAAGGCAAGCTAATAGGCCTTAGGAAGGAGCTAATCTCAATGCTCGATGATATAAGCAATGCAGCGGATGAAAACGCAGATTATTCAATGATGGATCTCGAAGAGCAGGCAGCGTCGGAATTAAAGAAAAAAATAGGGAATAAAAAGTACGGGGAGATAACAAAATCTAATTTTGGTTGA
- a CDS encoding PEP/pyruvate-binding domain-containing protein has protein sequence MGKLNASENIDYIKPLNSYAEPNEVGGKAYNLMKLSHAHYNTVVGFAITTEVYRYWKKNGKLPKEFFDKLNEYLKWFSYGMKFPVIVRSSATVEDAKKASFAGLFASYPNANSILDRVLFTDSNTATIYIVLYISPLSLLQQTADSLPCLFLMAVLHLP, from the coding sequence ATGGGCAAGCTTAATGCCTCTGAAAATATAGACTACATCAAGCCTTTGAACAGTTATGCTGAACCAAATGAGGTTGGAGGAAAGGCCTATAACCTTATGAAACTTTCTCATGCTCATTATAATACTGTAGTGGGATTTGCCATAACCACAGAAGTATATAGGTATTGGAAGAAAAACGGGAAATTGCCAAAAGAGTTCTTCGATAAACTTAATGAATACCTGAAATGGTTCAGTTACGGTATGAAATTCCCTGTTATAGTAAGGAGTTCAGCTACAGTAGAAGATGCCAAAAAAGCAAGCTTTGCAGGATTATTCGCCTCCTATCCTAATGCAAACTCAATATTAGATAGGGTATTATTTACAGATTCAAATACAGCAACTATTTATATTGTTCTTTATATATCTCCCTTATCCCTTTTGCAACAAACAGCTGATTCCTTGCCTTGCCTGTTTCTAATGGCTGTATTACACCTTCCTTGA
- a CDS encoding Fic family protein — MDIEEFKNPSGKLLPDSANQYYTFVPDNLPVKIDYDNELLRLLSEASTWLGRLDGAGIELNKVLHNNVNLFIRPQLENEAVESSRIEGTLSNLDDMFKEQAGQKILDEEKRNDILEVRNYIKAQEIGINLMNEQIPIDLQLITKLHSILLQHVRGEKAKPGSIREVQNYISHYQNAIGIEYATYIPPPPERVKELLANMLDYMDSSNDPILVKIALMHYQFEAIHPFLDGNGRIGRLLLILYLIKNKALKLPLLYMSDYFEKNRSAYYSLLRDISKNSTYSEWLKFFLIGAISQSKIVLDKISKLSQYYNEKGKDIEEKYSKSTYVLFQQLFASYIISANTTSHILNVTYPTAKRAIDNLIKEGVIQPLETGKARNQLFVAKGIREIYKEQYK; from the coding sequence ATGGATATTGAAGAATTTAAAAATCCTTCTGGCAAGCTTCTTCCCGATAGTGCTAATCAATATTATACATTCGTACCTGATAATCTTCCAGTAAAGATAGATTACGATAATGAACTATTGAGATTACTATCGGAGGCCAGCACTTGGCTTGGTAGATTGGATGGTGCGGGAATTGAGCTAAATAAGGTATTGCACAATAATGTAAACCTGTTCATAAGGCCGCAGCTTGAAAACGAGGCTGTTGAAAGCTCAAGGATAGAAGGCACTTTGAGCAACCTTGATGACATGTTCAAGGAGCAGGCAGGCCAAAAGATATTGGACGAAGAGAAAAGGAATGACATATTGGAAGTTAGGAATTATATAAAAGCCCAGGAAATAGGAATAAACCTTATGAACGAGCAAATACCTATAGATTTGCAGCTGATAACCAAACTGCATTCAATACTGCTGCAGCATGTCAGGGGTGAGAAAGCAAAGCCAGGATCTATAAGGGAAGTGCAGAACTATATTTCGCATTATCAAAACGCTATAGGCATAGAGTACGCAACCTACATACCGCCACCTCCAGAGAGGGTAAAAGAGCTGCTTGCCAATATGCTTGATTATATGGATAGCAGCAATGATCCCATATTGGTTAAAATTGCACTTATGCACTACCAATTTGAAGCGATACATCCATTTTTGGATGGCAATGGAAGGATAGGCAGGCTTTTGCTGATACTTTACCTGATAAAGAATAAGGCCTTAAAGCTCCCATTATTATATATGAGCGATTACTTTGAGAAGAACAGAAGTGCATATTATTCGCTTCTCAGGGATATAAGCAAAAATTCAACTTATTCAGAATGGCTAAAATTCTTTTTAATCGGAGCGATATCGCAATCTAAAATAGTATTGGACAAGATAAGCAAATTAAGCCAGTATTATAATGAGAAAGGCAAGGATATAGAAGAAAAGTACAGCAAGTCAACATATGTACTTTTTCAGCAGCTGTTCGCTTCCTATATCATAAGTGCAAATACGACATCACACATACTAAATGTTACCTATCCAACTGCAAAAAGAGCTATTGATAACCTTATCAAGGAAGGTGTAATACAGCCATTAGAAACAGGCAAGGCAAGGAATCAGCTGTTTGTTGCAAAAGGGATAAGGGAGATATATAAAGAACAATATAAATAG
- a CDS encoding type II toxin-antitoxin system VapC family toxin — translation MMVLDASAIVKLIINESESDFVRKKVVSEAKKSEPIYTPDIALAESLNVIWKYSSLKSQNNINQYKLLSDLMLLWNTLTVVNTATLASLAMKIAVDNKITIYDALYAALSKLENAPLLTFDKYLKSKATDIEIKVVTI, via the coding sequence ATGATGGTATTGGATGCCTCTGCAATTGTAAAACTAATTATAAATGAATCTGAATCTGATTTTGTAAGGAAAAAAGTTGTATCAGAAGCAAAGAAAAGTGAACCTATTTATACACCAGATATCGCTTTGGCCGAATCTTTAAATGTCATATGGAAGTATTCCAGCTTAAAAAGCCAAAATAACATCAATCAATATAAATTATTATCAGATCTGATGCTCTTATGGAATACCTTAACCGTTGTAAATACAGCTACATTAGCCTCTTTAGCTATGAAAATTGCGGTAGATAATAAAATAACAATTTATGATGCATTATACGCAGCATTGAGTAAATTGGAAAATGCTCCTTTATTAACTTTTGACAAATACCTTAAAAGCAAAGCAACTGATATAGAAATAAAAGTAGTTACAATATGA
- a CDS encoding nucleotidyl transferase AbiEii/AbiGii toxin family protein — MIDETKEWRAYADRLGFPKTQDAEKDYLQELMLYQIFNRSTNIIFRGGTAISKLYGSGRFSEDLDFILQNPTEVEVIKKLINRAIKGINLQYNANFKVEKYKNMLKYTIKIKGPLYAISNNPQSVQTLGLDMNLFERPMMDVKHMPRMPIYSDIPSYIINSLDVNELLADKIKALMERTEPVARDMYDSWILCRKYDTKPNLELVGKKMQLYGRTDNEEFSLERLKEKIEIVGKVWDSEMSRLVRNPPDYNEVKSYLLALLK; from the coding sequence ATGATAGACGAGACAAAAGAATGGAGGGCCTATGCGGATAGGCTCGGATTCCCTAAAACACAAGATGCCGAAAAAGACTATTTACAGGAGCTTATGCTATATCAAATATTCAATAGGTCAACAAATATAATATTTAGAGGAGGAACGGCAATATCCAAATTGTATGGCTCTGGAAGGTTTTCAGAGGACCTTGATTTCATATTACAAAATCCTACTGAAGTTGAGGTTATCAAAAAATTAATAAATAGGGCAATAAAAGGCATTAACTTACAGTACAACGCAAATTTCAAAGTTGAAAAATACAAGAATATGTTAAAATACACGATTAAAATAAAGGGCCCTTTATATGCAATATCCAATAATCCGCAATCAGTGCAAACATTGGGTTTAGATATGAATCTATTTGAAAGACCTATGATGGATGTTAAGCATATGCCAAGGATGCCTATATATTCTGATATACCTTCCTATATAATCAATTCGCTCGATGTTAACGAGCTGTTGGCGGACAAGATAAAAGCATTGATGGAGAGAACGGAGCCGGTAGCTAGGGATATGTACGATTCGTGGATACTGTGCAGGAAATACGATACCAAGCCAAATCTTGAACTTGTCGGCAAAAAGATGCAACTTTATGGCAGGACAGATAATGAAGAATTTTCATTAGAGAGATTGAAAGAGAAAATAGAGATTGTAGGAAAGGTGTGGGATTCTGAAATGTCCAGGCTGGTAAGGAACCCGCCAGATTACAACGAAGTCAAAAGCTACCTGCTAGCGCTTTTAAAATAA
- a CDS encoding type IV toxin-antitoxin system AbiEi family antitoxin domain-containing protein, whose translation MNQLQFIKEIKSLNIPVFSTKEASMIVNKDIKYTSLYLSRLLNRGEISRIEKGKYYLKDANPYAVASNIIYPSYVSMMSAFKYYGITTQNLSAIDILTDARHSNGISIGGYNIIFTKIPRRLMFGFYRSKEDGTFVAYVEKAIIDAILIGNLPIPYIEEAYENAKESRILEKGRLSSYIKRIGSKDLKEKINKIEKEVKEIKFRS comes from the coding sequence ATGAATCAATTACAATTTATAAAGGAGATAAAGTCATTAAATATCCCTGTTTTTAGTACTAAGGAAGCTTCAATGATTGTGAATAAAGATATCAAATATACATCGCTTTACCTGTCAAGATTGTTAAATAGAGGAGAGATTTCAAGAATTGAAAAAGGCAAGTATTATCTTAAAGATGCTAATCCTTATGCAGTGGCATCCAATATAATATACCCTTCATATGTTAGCATGATGTCTGCGTTCAAGTACTATGGGATAACGACGCAGAACCTGTCGGCAATTGATATATTGACAGATGCAAGGCATAGCAATGGCATTAGCATAGGAGGTTACAATATAATATTTACCAAAATACCAAGAAGGCTTATGTTCGGGTTCTACCGCTCAAAAGAGGATGGCACATTCGTGGCATATGTTGAGAAAGCGATCATAGATGCAATTTTGATAGGCAATTTACCGATTCCGTATATAGAAGAAGCATACGAAAACGCAAAAGAATCAAGGATCCTTGAAAAAGGCAGGCTTTCATCATATATAAAGAGGATAGGCTCAAAGGACCTAAAAGAAAAGATAAATAAAATTGAAAAAGAAGTAAAAGAAATCAAATTTAGGTCATAA
- a CDS encoding queuosine salvage family protein — protein sequence MVSKEKRIEFKKGAFREELNKDAEKIMNVAEYVSINNKALLDFAKNNAFSKVSLPKWDLPVFPEKANKATISFIILGNTQNFAFTDFITKQKYVAEYKGSDYVGAMGMWASIKKAIERGVPLLDGEFLSTISYKELEEIYNSKSKIPMLQERLDILNEVGNVLCKKYDGKFYNILKGYELGKEMMFDNGKGFVELLVSDFPSFRDESDYKEIKIKFDKRAQLTAAMTFEKFLGLGKNIFKQGEEEKLSVFADYELPKVLNSIGILNYNESLSNDINNGVLLKSGSKEEVELRAATILAADRIEEEIKRFNKSSKINQLGIDYLLWSAGRQIKTANHHLTITTAY from the coding sequence ATGGTTAGCAAGGAAAAAAGGATCGAATTTAAAAAGGGTGCTTTCAGAGAAGAGCTTAACAAGGATGCAGAAAAGATAATGAATGTAGCCGAATATGTAAGTATAAATAATAAAGCTTTATTGGATTTTGCAAAGAATAACGCCTTTTCTAAAGTTTCATTGCCAAAATGGGACCTACCTGTTTTCCCTGAAAAGGCGAATAAAGCTACAATTAGTTTCATAATATTAGGTAATACACAGAATTTCGCATTTACTGATTTTATAACAAAGCAAAAATACGTTGCAGAGTACAAAGGTAGTGATTATGTTGGTGCTATGGGTATGTGGGCATCCATTAAAAAGGCTATAGAAAGAGGTGTACCATTGCTTGATGGCGAATTCCTCTCAACTATATCCTACAAAGAATTAGAAGAAATTTACAACTCCAAGTCAAAAATACCAATGCTGCAAGAGAGACTTGATATACTCAATGAAGTAGGAAATGTATTATGCAAGAAATATGATGGTAAATTTTACAATATATTAAAAGGTTATGAATTGGGTAAGGAAATGATGTTTGATAACGGCAAAGGATTTGTTGAATTACTCGTTTCTGATTTTCCATCTTTCAGAGATGAAAGCGATTACAAAGAAATAAAGATAAAATTTGATAAGAGAGCACAACTTACAGCTGCAATGACCTTTGAAAAGTTTTTAGGGCTTGGAAAAAATATATTTAAGCAAGGAGAAGAAGAGAAGCTTTCAGTGTTCGCAGATTACGAGCTGCCAAAGGTACTCAACTCAATAGGTATATTAAATTATAATGAGAGTTTGAGCAATGATATAAACAATGGAGTGCTTCTTAAAAGTGGAAGCAAAGAGGAGGTAGAGCTGCGTGCTGCTACTATACTAGCTGCAGATCGTATTGAGGAAGAAATAAAGCGCTTTAACAAGAGTTCAAAGATAAACCAGCTTGGTATAGACTATCTGCTCTGGTCCGCAGGAAGGCAAATAAAAACTGCAAACCACCATCTTACTATAACCACTGCGTACTGA
- a CDS encoding S41 family peptidase — translation MAKSKTALSEIPLKERIKIFSKTLYAIDRYFGHWEGVSFKDTDELYDRYINKVIEAKDRHRLFMAMSKLIADLNNGHSMYFDDILGSKHIGFLAFYHDRLRKWVVHWSVVAGIVPGDTIKSVDGIPVERFYKRLSKHIYGSSERMRRNDLFWPIYFPESFKVGLGNGKAIEVKKRSYPRELLKRKRISHSRIDENIGYLRIKDFCTEDGINSEAEAIKAVKGMMDCESLIIDVRGNNGGSTPRRLMRLLMDREWEGEIFAYTKQNSTKDVIESTYSGKKLKSHEYAYERQEHYKPSANHYKGRLFMLMDHGTISAAENFLMPFKMSKRAVIIGSTTAGTTGEPYPLEFGDIRVTIGAYRCWLPDGSEFEGIGIKPDIVVYPTLKDIRDGKDPVLDKAIRIIRGK, via the coding sequence ATGGCAAAGAGCAAAACGGCATTATCGGAAATTCCACTCAAGGAAAGGATCAAAATTTTCTCAAAGACCCTATATGCGATAGACAGGTATTTTGGGCACTGGGAAGGGGTTTCATTCAAGGATACGGACGAGCTTTACGACAGGTATATAAACAAGGTCATTGAGGCCAAGGATCGGCATCGCCTTTTCATGGCAATGTCAAAACTAATCGCGGACCTCAATAATGGGCACTCTATGTACTTCGATGACATATTAGGCTCAAAGCACATAGGATTTTTAGCATTCTACCATGACAGGCTGAGGAAATGGGTAGTACATTGGAGCGTTGTCGCGGGAATCGTGCCTGGAGATACAATAAAGTCCGTTGATGGAATCCCTGTGGAAAGGTTTTACAAGCGTTTGAGCAAGCATATCTATGGCTCAAGCGAAAGGATGAGGCGCAACGATTTATTCTGGCCGATATACTTTCCGGAAAGCTTTAAGGTTGGGCTTGGAAATGGAAAAGCAATAGAAGTAAAAAAGCGGAGTTATCCAAGGGAGCTATTAAAAAGGAAGAGGATAAGCCATTCAAGGATTGATGAGAATATCGGATACTTGCGGATAAAAGACTTCTGTACCGAGGATGGCATTAATTCGGAAGCGGAGGCAATAAAAGCGGTAAAGGGCATGATGGACTGCGAATCGCTGATAATAGACGTAAGGGGCAATAACGGCGGCTCCACACCGAGAAGGCTGATGAGGCTGCTTATGGACAGGGAGTGGGAAGGCGAGATATTCGCTTACACGAAGCAGAATAGCACGAAGGATGTGATAGAAAGCACATATTCAGGAAAGAAGCTGAAATCCCACGAATATGCTTACGAAAGGCAGGAGCATTACAAGCCTTCCGCGAATCATTATAAGGGGCGACTGTTCATGCTTATGGATCACGGAACTATCTCCGCGGCTGAGAACTTCCTTATGCCATTCAAGATGAGCAAGAGAGCCGTGATTATAGGTTCGACCACTGCGGGGACTACTGGAGAGCCTTACCCACTTGAATTTGGCGATATAAGGGTAACAATAGGCGCTTACAGGTGCTGGCTACCTGACGGAAGCGAATTTGAAGGGATTGGCATAAAGCCGGATATCGTTGTATATCCAACACTTAAAGATATAAGAGATGGAAAAGATCCCGTATTGGATAAAGCTATCCGGATAATAAGGGGAAAGTGA
- a CDS encoding glycosyltransferase, whose product MITTIDDIVAAYNVAWASVNTYNLYPMLRSSKATDDPTEKELNTFRKEYWGKLDKMTILVPAYKEQKTLYSCVKAINESSYPKSKLEVIILLEKDDTSTIEVANRIASKFKNVKSIVVEDEVNKKGKPRALNYGLKMATGDVIGILDAEDMVSKDAFIRTAYMMQNKDYGVVQGILDMVNEGDGWKNLMLRAEYGYWFNTYLKALKRADYPLPFGGTTNFFRKDTLQKLGGWDSNNLTEDFELGMKIFANNSKIRENVRKNAGKLNTNGNASSEDPIKLGIIRSVTREESPPTMKGWMRQRTRWQQGKIQTLRKEMNDDQLSLRTKAHIFFSSVQPHISVINLTGIGISVYAYLDKALSLPVEIVAGFNAVMVAFYATMNAAGYLWVTKPEKETIKYRHLKAVVTAVTLPAYWAMQWVADMKALKLEYIDKSNVWYKTEHFGRHIDDRQLEKTLAEDMHPATVNNSDNK is encoded by the coding sequence ATGATAACAACGATAGACGATATTGTAGCAGCATATAATGTGGCATGGGCATCGGTAAATACTTACAACCTCTATCCAATGCTTAGGAGCAGTAAGGCAACGGATGACCCTACTGAGAAGGAACTTAACACATTCAGGAAGGAATACTGGGGAAAGCTCGATAAAATGACCATACTCGTGCCTGCATATAAAGAGCAAAAGACGTTATATTCATGCGTAAAAGCAATAAACGAATCCAGTTATCCAAAGAGCAAGCTGGAAGTGATCATCCTATTGGAGAAGGATGACACAAGCACTATAGAAGTAGCCAACAGGATAGCTTCAAAATTCAAGAACGTCAAAAGCATCGTGGTTGAAGATGAAGTAAATAAAAAAGGAAAGCCACGAGCTCTTAACTACGGCTTGAAGATGGCAACAGGGGATGTTATAGGAATCCTTGATGCTGAAGATATGGTATCGAAAGACGCATTCATAAGGACTGCGTATATGATGCAGAATAAGGATTACGGTGTTGTCCAAGGAATACTTGACATGGTAAACGAGGGTGATGGATGGAAGAACCTTATGCTTAGGGCGGAGTATGGCTACTGGTTTAACACGTATCTTAAAGCCCTTAAAAGGGCGGACTATCCTTTGCCTTTCGGAGGCACGACCAACTTCTTTAGGAAGGACACCCTCCAAAAGCTAGGAGGGTGGGACTCCAATAACCTGACTGAGGATTTTGAGCTTGGGATGAAGATATTTGCAAATAATTCCAAGATAAGGGAGAATGTTAGGAAGAATGCAGGCAAGTTGAATACTAACGGAAATGCTTCCTCGGAGGATCCTATAAAGCTCGGCATTATCAGGTCGGTAACAAGGGAGGAATCACCCCCCACGATGAAAGGATGGATGAGGCAGAGGACAAGATGGCAGCAGGGAAAGATACAGACCCTTCGCAAGGAGATGAATGACGACCAATTGAGCCTAAGGACAAAAGCGCATATATTCTTTTCATCTGTCCAGCCCCACATCTCTGTCATAAACCTTACAGGAATAGGGATAAGTGTATATGCTTATCTCGACAAAGCCCTCAGCCTTCCTGTTGAGATAGTAGCAGGCTTCAATGCTGTTATGGTTGCATTCTATGCAACGATGAATGCGGCAGGCTACCTTTGGGTTACAAAGCCGGAAAAGGAGACCATAAAGTACAGGCATCTTAAGGCGGTTGTTACGGCTGTCACACTTCCCGCTTACTGGGCTATGCAGTGGGTTGCTGACATGAAAGCGCTTAAGCTTGAGTACATTGACAAATCCAATGTATGGTACAAGACGGAGCATTTCGGAAGGCACATAGATGATAGGCAATTGGAGAAGACACTTGCAGAGGATATGCATCCCGCAACCGTAAACAATTCGGATAATAAGTAA
- a CDS encoding DUF302 domain-containing protein — MNVRIESKYDFEGTFDNITNFLNSKGFTIFCVVDHGKNAKDAGLDFINSKLIIFGNAKGGTILMKKNAELGIELPLKILIIEQNKRCYVIYKDYAQISKEYNLDNKDIIDQISGLFQNLKGSLEMP; from the coding sequence ATGAACGTAAGAATTGAGAGCAAATATGATTTTGAAGGTACTTTTGACAATATCACAAATTTTTTAAATTCCAAAGGATTCACAATATTCTGTGTCGTGGATCATGGTAAAAACGCCAAGGATGCCGGATTGGATTTTATAAATTCCAAACTTATCATATTCGGAAATGCCAAAGGTGGGACTATCCTTATGAAGAAAAATGCGGAATTGGGGATAGAACTGCCATTGAAGATATTAATTATTGAGCAGAATAAAAGGTGCTACGTTATATATAAAGACTACGCTCAAATATCTAAAGAGTACAATTTGGATAATAAAGATATTATTGACCAGATTTCCGGTTTATTCCAAAATCTGAAGGGCTCCCTAGAAATGCCTTAA
- a CDS encoding ArsR/SmtB family transcription factor produces the protein MSYNKLDDQSISLFFGAIANPKRFRILVTLNERGPMCVSQLEELLGIEQSDLSHNLQCLLNCRFVNREQRGKEKVYSLNEDMKVLVDSINSHIEAYDRYIKSCEIVNDKNLVKGVDNGKLSNLA, from the coding sequence ATGTCATATAATAAACTTGATGATCAATCCATTTCACTATTCTTTGGGGCAATAGCCAATCCCAAAAGATTTAGGATACTGGTAACACTAAATGAAAGAGGGCCAATGTGTGTTTCCCAGCTTGAAGAACTCCTTGGCATAGAGCAGTCCGATCTTTCGCATAACCTGCAGTGCCTGCTCAATTGCAGGTTTGTCAACAGGGAGCAGAGGGGAAAGGAGAAGGTCTACAGCTTAAACGAAGACATGAAGGTATTGGTTGATTCGATAAATAGCCATATAGAGGCTTATGACAGGTATATCAAATCATGCGAAATTGTAAATGATAAAAATTTGGTCAAAGGCGTTGATAATGGAAAATTATCAAATTTGGCGTAA